DNA sequence from the Salvia splendens isolate huo1 chromosome 19, SspV2, whole genome shotgun sequence genome:
GCGTTGGTTAAATAGATTCTACTCAACAGCTATGCATAGTGATAggttttttatataaataaaatctacAAAATCTACCATACAACATAGTTATGTCCACGAAGCTCAAAATGAGCAAACTGTAGAGCTATCCAAATCTGAAACAAAAGAAATGGGAAGTTTAGTGATGACCATTAGTACCATCCTGCTCTATTTCCTCTGCATCCTCAAAGCGCTGATCATTTATCTGAAGCTGCAAGAACAGAGATTGTATAAATTCTTCCATCTGTTGCGATACTACACATAATACAATGAATCGCATGCACGAGCATTCTGAAGGCCGGGGATAAAACTCTAGCATTTTTGCAAACCACACTATATAACATACCTGCACCACTGATTGAGCTAAGTCAACATTTCCATTGGCACCGATTGGATGGGCTGGATTTTGGTGGGCATCCCATTCCGAGTCATCGTCCTCTGACCAGCCGAAAGAGAAACAAAAGGAGAGCATAAGAATGTAGATAACAGTTTTAATAAAGGGAACAGTGGCTTTCGGAATTAATTGATTACCCGCATTGAATTCCAGCTGATCAGCGCTGAAAAtccaattattttcgccttcatcctCTACAGGAAGCACAATAAAGTCATTAGCCtgtgaaaaatatgaataagaAAATGCTCTATATCTTTGTCAAGGAAATTAATACTAGTACCTTCTATTGGATCAGGATTCAGCTCAGCACATTCACAGAATACTGTAAATAGTCTGTCCACTGCACAAATTAAGGAGAAAATTGCAACTCATAAAAGCGAATAAACATTTACAAAGATGGGACATGGATTACATGAGCAGGATAAAAAATGAAAGCAAGGCTAGAAAAGCTAACGGGTACATTGATTAGGATCCGAGGGCACAAATCTCATCTCGGTTATCTTGGATAAGTTTAGCGTATCGTCAGTTTCTGACTCTGAATCTTCAGACTCATCTTCCTCAGCCCCATTCTCaatcttgaaaataaaataaatgcacCTATCATTAGACCTTTAAGAAAAGTAGTATATCAAAT
Encoded proteins:
- the LOC121778561 gene encoding chloride conductance regulatory protein ICln-like encodes the protein MASAIRLVTERTGDGIGQPFVDSHHGEELMLVQPGVSIVLGGSSRQPELPGTLYLTTRQVIWLSDSDRAKGYAVDFISVSLHAVSRDPEAYPEPCIYAQIENGAEEDESEDSESETDDTLNLSKITEMRFVPSDPNQLDRLFTVFCECAELNPDPIEEDEGENNWIFSADQLEFNAEDDDSEWDAHQNPAHPIGANGNVDLAQSVVQLQINDQRFEDAEEIEQDGTNGHH